AGTGGCTTACGGAACTGACGAATCATTTGGCGACGCAACAGATGGAAGATTTGCGCAGCCGAAGTCGGTTGCACTACTTGCATGTTGTTGTCTGCGCACAATTGCAGGAAACGCTCAGGACGTGCCGACGAGTGTTCCGGACCTTGACCTTCATAACCATGCGGCAACATCATCACCAAGCCCGAAGCACGGCCCCATTTGACTTCGCCGGAGCTGATAAATTGGTCGATAACCACTTGCGCGCCATTGGCGAAATCGCCGAACTGGGCTTCCCAAATGGTCAGCGTATTCGGCTCGGCCGTTGAGTAACCATATTCAAACGCCAGCACCGCTTCTTCGGATAAGACTGAATCGATGACGGTGAATGGTGCTTGACTGTCAGAGACGTTTTGCAAAGGAATGTAAGTACCGGAATCCCAACGCTCACGTTTTTGATCATGCAACACAGCATGACGATGAACGAAGGTACCGCGGCCAGCATCTTGCCCGGTCAAACGGATGGCATAACCGGACGAGACCAAGGAAGCGTAAGACAAATGCTCGCCCATACCCCAATCGAGATTCATTTCGCCACGACCCATGGCAGCGCGGTCACCCAGCACTTTTTCGACCAAACTATGCGGCTTGAAACCTTCCGGTACGACCGTGATGCGCTCGGCCAAACGTTTCAGTTCCGACAGCGGCACGGCGGTATCGGCTGCATCAGTCCATTTACGGTTGAGGAAAGGAATCCAATCGACCGCATATTTATTTTTGAAGTTAGAAATAACCGGATCATGCGTATGCTTACCAGCATCCATGGCATCGCGGAATTCCTTAACCATGGCGTCGCCGCCATCAGCTGGAATGGTTCCCTGAGCCGACAATTTGTCGGCGTACATTTTACGGGTACCCGGATGTTGCGCGATTTTTTTATACATCAGCGGCTGAGTCAGCGCTGGGGTATCTTGCTCATTGTGACCAAGCTTACGGAAGCAAATGATATCGACGACGACATCTTTTTTGAATTCGGTACGGTAGTCGAGCGCAATTTGAGTTGCCAACACCACGGCTTCAGGATCATCTGCATTGACGTGCAAGACAGGTGCTTCGATCATTTTCACAACGTCCGAGCAATACAAAGTCGAACGCGAATCGCGTGGATCAGAGGTGGTAAAACCGATCTGATTGTTGATCACGATATGCATCGTGCCGCCCGTACCATAACCACGGGTCTGCGCCAGGTTCAAGGTTTCCATCACCACACCTTGGCCGGCAAACGCCGCATCGCCATGCACGAGGATAGGCAAGACTTCGGAACCGTCTTTATCGCCACGGCGATCCATACGCGCCTTGACCGAACCTTCAACCACAGGGTTGACGATTTCCAGATGCGAGGGATTGAAAGCCAGCGACAGATGGACCGGACCGCCTGGGGTCGTCACATCGGAAGAGAAACCTTGGTGATATTTAACGTCGCCGGCAGGCAAATCGTCGCCGTGCTTGCCTTCAAATTCAGCAAACAAATCTTGCGGCATTTTACCGAGGGTATTGACCAGTACATTCAGACGACCGCGATGGGCCATGCCGATCACGATTTCTTGTACGCCACTCTCACCGGCACGTTGAATGGTTTCATCCATCGAGGCGATGAAACTTTCTCCGCCTTCGAGCGAGAAACGTTTCTGACCGACATAACGTGTATGCAAGTAACGCTCCAAGCCTTCGGCCGCGGTCAAGCGATCGAGAATGTGTTTTTTCTTTTCTGCAGTAAACGTTGGCGTCGAACGGATCGATTCCAATTTTTGTTGCAACCAGCGTTTTTCGACCGGATCGCTGATGTACATGAATTCAGCGCCTATCGAACGGCAATAGGTGTCGCGCAAGGAATTGAGCAAGTCGCGCAAAGACGATGTTTCAGTACCGAAATAGGTATTGCTGATGTTGAACTGGAGATCCATGTCCGCATCAGTGAAGCCATAGAAGCTCGGTTCGAGTTCAGGCAAATTGGGACGTTCTTGGCGCTGCAAAGGGTCAAGGTTGGCCCAGTGGCTGCCGAGGAAGCGGTAGGCGGCGATCAGTTGTTGAGCTGCAACACGTTTGCGACCCATATCGGAATCGGCAGTGGAGTTGACTGTGCGAACCGCACCTTGTTTGGCGCGTTCGGCAAACGAAGCGATTACCGGAGCATGGGCAACGTCAGGCTTGGAAGAGCCATCACCGGCTGGCACATTTTGCATCGCATCAAAATACGAGCGCCAGTTATCTGGAACGGAACCAGGGTTATTGAGGTAGGCCTCATACAATTCTTCTACGTACGGCGCATTGCCGCCGAACAAGTACGAGTTAGCGTTATATTGTTGCATCATCTTGCTCACCTTTCTTCGCGTTTCGCGAGATTAGCGGGTTAATCTAACCTTCCGCGACACGGCCTGACCGGTTAGCGGATTGCACATCAAGTTGTGGGGAAGGGCTGGTTTCAAACTATTCTCTTCAGAGTCAAAACAGGTGCAACAAAGACTGATTTTTTTGATTCTAAACAAAAACACATCTAAAATTTACTTTCGAGCGCAAGCATAGCATATTTTTTTCTATAAAGAAAAAGCGCGTCACAGCGACGCGCTTTTTTTAATGTTGCACTGCAGCTAGATCGGCGCTTAACGCTTGTCTATTGCCGGTACATCGCGTTTTGGCGCGCCGACAAACAATTGACGTGGACGGCCGATTTTTTGCTCTGGATCAGAAATCATTTCTTTCCACTGAGCAATCCAACCTACGGTGCGTGCCAGCGCAAAAATGCCGGTAAACAAAGAAGTCGGGATGCCAAGAGCGCGCTGTACGATACCTGAGTAGAAATCGACGTTAGGATAGAGCTTGCGGCTGACGAAATAATCATCTTCCAACGCAATTTTCTCCAAAGCCATGGCCAATTTAAACAGTGGATCATCTTGCAGACCGAGTTCTTGCAATACTTCGTAGCAAGTTTCACGCATCAACTTGGCGCGCGGATCGTAGTTTTTGTAA
The sequence above is drawn from the Undibacterium sp. CCC3.4 genome and encodes:
- a CDS encoding 2-oxoglutarate dehydrogenase E1 component, producing MMQQYNANSYLFGGNAPYVEELYEAYLNNPGSVPDNWRSYFDAMQNVPAGDGSSKPDVAHAPVIASFAERAKQGAVRTVNSTADSDMGRKRVAAQQLIAAYRFLGSHWANLDPLQRQERPNLPELEPSFYGFTDADMDLQFNISNTYFGTETSSLRDLLNSLRDTYCRSIGAEFMYISDPVEKRWLQQKLESIRSTPTFTAEKKKHILDRLTAAEGLERYLHTRYVGQKRFSLEGGESFIASMDETIQRAGESGVQEIVIGMAHRGRLNVLVNTLGKMPQDLFAEFEGKHGDDLPAGDVKYHQGFSSDVTTPGGPVHLSLAFNPSHLEIVNPVVEGSVKARMDRRGDKDGSEVLPILVHGDAAFAGQGVVMETLNLAQTRGYGTGGTMHIVINNQIGFTTSDPRDSRSTLYCSDVVKMIEAPVLHVNADDPEAVVLATQIALDYRTEFKKDVVVDIICFRKLGHNEQDTPALTQPLMYKKIAQHPGTRKMYADKLSAQGTIPADGGDAMVKEFRDAMDAGKHTHDPVISNFKNKYAVDWIPFLNRKWTDAADTAVPLSELKRLAERITVVPEGFKPHSLVEKVLGDRAAMGRGEMNLDWGMGEHLSYASLVSSGYAIRLTGQDAGRGTFVHRHAVLHDQKRERWDSGTYIPLQNVSDSQAPFTVIDSVLSEEAVLAFEYGYSTAEPNTLTIWEAQFGDFANGAQVVIDQFISSGEVKWGRASGLVMMLPHGYEGQGPEHSSARPERFLQLCADNNMQVVQPTSAAQIFHLLRRQMIRQFRKPLVIMTPKSLLRNKDAGSPLSELAKGSFHTVIGEVDEKIDAHKVKRVIACSGKVYYDLVNARKERAQTDTAIIRVEQLYPFPHKSFVAELKKFPAMTELVWAQDEPQNQGPWFQIQHNIFESMEDGQKLAYAGRPASASPAVGYYDKHYAQQKALLETAFSKLKGFVLTK